The genomic DNA CCTGGTATTTCGGGCACTGACTTACCGAAACGATAGACGTTCATCCCATAGCTGCTCGGGTGCACGCCACCCTCAGGCGCGACAGCGATTCCATATCTTCCAGCCGACGGGACCGCAACACGCAAATAACTGTAGTTCCCGAGTTTGTTGCCCGCTCCAAACTGCGTCGTCGAGCACGCTCTTGCACTTACACCTACGGTCAGCGGCACATAAATCGGGAACACCGCCGGGTTGTCGTTCGCCGGATCCTCGGCGCGCGTATGCGTGCCCCACGCGTCCAGTTCAGGGCCAGCCTGCACCTTGATCTGCGTCAGCAACTGATCGAGCGTCGCCTTGCCCACATCGCCCAAGCCTGCACGCAGCGCGGTTGCAAATGAGAAGACACTGGTCAGTGCCGGCGTGCGCTTCTGGCCGTCGAGCATCGCCCGATAGATGGGGTCGAAGCCGATGTCGGGCGACAGGTAGAGCGAATACAGAAAACGCCCGAGGGCGGATTCATCGAACCACGCTTCACTCGCACCGTTGCCGAGTTCGCTGAGGTCCATGATGGCCCCGGCTCGAGCCTGTTGAGGCCCCAGCGTGTCCGTGTAGTCGGGCGTATCACGCATCATCGATGAAAATGCGTTGCCCCACGCCTCGGCGAACGCGGTCCGCATATCAAGCTTATCCCCGATGGAATGGTTACCGCCGATGGTGTCCGAGCGTGAAACCTTGTCTTCGACGTAGTGCCCGAACTCGTGAACGATGACGCTCGAGTCATACTCGTCTGTGTCGACGTCCTGAGCGCCGAGAATGTAGAGGCCGTTAAGAGCGGCGGCCGGCTGGTAATGACTCGTGCTGATCATCCCGTTCCCAATCTCGCCCTCGGCGGGTCGGTTACGGGTGCTCCAGAACACGTTGAGCGCCGGAAGTTTCACGTCCGGCGCCGCGCGATGAAGCTTTTGAGCCGCGGTAACGATTTGATCGAGTATGGCGAAAGGCGCGGCAGCGCGCCGTGCGCCATAACTGCTGCCGGTCCATCCGGAACCAGCGTTCATGTCTATCCGCGTACCGGTTGCCTTCGTCACGAAAACGCTGCCGCGCATCGCGTAAAGCGGAGCGGAGTCCGGCGACTTCTGGAACTCCAGTTCAGTATTGTCCCGCACACGCACTGAATAATCCGGCACATCGGCAGGCCCTTCGGAAACCTGCGACATCACGCGCATATAGACCCGTGCATTCGCCGGCAGACTGATCGAGTACGCACCGGCGTCATCGGTCACACCCGTGCCGAGCACCGATCGGCCATCTTCCGAAACGGCTTCGACGGTCGCGTGACGTACCGGACGTTTTTCCGTCTTCGCGTAGTCAAGACGTGCCGAGCGTGTTCCGTCGGCATTCACGCTCAACGCAGTCGGCACATAGTCGTACGTCACCTTGCCCGAAACGCCTGGCTGTCCGCCCTGCGCGTCGCCGCCGCCACTACCATTCGAATTTTCGCTACCGGCACTGCCACCGCTCTTAAGATCCGTGCTTCCGTCTCCGCCACATGCCGCGAGTAACGCGACAGATGCCGTACAGAGTGCCATGCCAAGAATCTTTAGCGATCCGTATTGATATTTTTTGTTGCGCACGATTTGCTTTTCACCCTTACAGAATAAGGGCGCAATGCTAATGGCCGTCCGCTTTATCAAATATCGGAAAATTCCGAATCGCCCTTCATGTCCGGATTTGCAAGCGCGCGCCAGATGCGGACGCAGTAAAGCAACGGAATTTCAACTGCGTTTGAGATGGCCCCGTCTCGATGTAAAAGCGGGTAAGGTTCATCACCCGTTGTTTCCGTGATGAACAAGAAGGACACCCACCATGCGTACTCTGGCTTCTGCTGTTGTCGTGACGTTGCTGCTCACTGCCCACACTGCCTTCGCCGCGCAACCCGATTGCGCGAACGCAACGGACCAGGCCACGCTAACCCAATGTGCGAACAACAGCCTCAAGGCTTCAGACGCGAAGCTCAACCAGACCTTCCGCGCTTTGCAGGCGAAGGTCAGCAAGCCGGGTAAGGACAAACTGCAGAAAGCGCAGCGTGCGTGGATCGCATGGCGCGATGCGCAGTGCGCGTTCGACTCGTCGGGCTCGAGCGATGGCAGCGTTCACGGCATGGTCCTCGCGTCATGTCTCGACGACCTCACGAAGGCCCAGACGAAACTGCTCGATAGCCAGTTGCACTGTCAGGAAGGCGACACCGCGTGCGGTGGACAATGAAGCTGAAGCGGACCAGCCGTAAGGCCGGTCCGCAAAAGTCGCCGGTCAAACAATCAAGCTTTACTGATCAATCGGCAACGGCGCATTCGCCGCCACCAGCTTCTCCTGCCGCATTTCACGCCAGAAATCCGCCGGAATGACTTCATTCACGGCGGCCTGATCTTCGGCAATCCGCTCGGGCTTGCTCGCACCCGGAATCACCGCGGCCACCGCGGGATTCGCCAGCGCAAACTGCACCGCGGCCGCCTTCACGCTAACGCCATGACGTTTCGCAAGCGCCTTGATCTTCTCGACCTTCGCGATAATTTCCGGCGACGCCTTCTGATATTCGAAGTGGGCGCCACCCGCGAGAATGCCCGAGCTATACGGACCGCCGACCACGATCTCCGCGCCATGCTTCACCGCGGACGACATTAACCGCTGCAACGCACGCTCGTGATCAAGCAGCGTATAACGCCCGGCGAGCAGAAAACCATCGGGCTTCGTTTCGCTCAGATCGAGCGCAAGCTCGCACGGCTCGACGCGATTCACGCCGATGCCCCACGCCTTGATCACGCCTTCCTCGCGCAACTTTGTGAGCGTACGGAACGCGCCCTTGCGCGCCGTTTCGAAAACCGACAGCCACTCGTCGCCGTAAAAATCCTGCGCGATGTCGTGCACCCACACGATCTCGATGTGATCGGTCTTGAGCCGCTTCAGACTATCTTCGATCGAACGCATCGTGCCGTCGGCCGTATAGTCGTTGACGATCTTGTTCGGACGCCCATGCGCGAACACGCCGCCCTTTTCGCCCTGATCGCGCGCGTTGACGTCTTCGATTTCATCGAGAATCACGCGGCCCACCTTCGAGCTCAGCACATACTCGCTGCGCTTATGCTTCGCGAGAATATCGCCAAGGCGGATCTCGGCGAGCCCCGCGCCATAGAACGGCGCGGTATCGAAGTAGCGGATGCCGTGCTGCCATGCCGCATCGACAGTCGCGGCCGCCTCCTCTTCAGGAATCGCACGAAACATGTTGCCAAGCGGCGCGGTGCCAAAACCAAGCTTCGTTCCGGCCGGCAGTTTGTCCTTGATGCTCATCGTTTGCTCCAATCGGTAAAGGTCGTTGACACGCAGCGTAGGACGCCGGGTTGAGGCCGTCCAAGACGGGATCCGACATGGACCGGTCGCTGAAGGTCTGATGCTATCAGCACGCTGGAGCACGCGCTGGCGCTTACCCCGCACTAAACAAGCATATGTCCGCCGTCGACGATGATGACCTGCCCCGTGCTATATCCCTGCTGCATCAGATACAGATACGCTTTGGCGGCCTCGCTCGCTTCACCGACCCGCTCCACCAGCAGCTTGTTCCCCACGTCTTCGTACAGGCTGTTGCGGTCGTCCTCGGTCATGTTGCTCCACAGGTTCGTGCGCAACACGCCAGGTTTCACCGCGTTCACGCGCAGCGGCGCGAGCTCGACGGCGAGCGCGCGCGTCAGCGACTCCATCGCGCCCAGAATGCTCGACGGAATCGCCCACGTCGATAACGGCCGCGACGACGCCACGCCGCTCGTCAGCGTAATCGAGCCGCCCGTACGCAAATAGGGTGCCGCGTATTTGACGGTGGTCACTGCGCCCCAGTAGCGCACGTCGAATGCCTTACGCGCTTCCTCGATACTCAATTCCGCGAGTGTCTGCAGAAACAGCGACTCGCCTGCCGTATAGACGAGATGGTCGAACGCGCCGACGCGCTCGAAGAATGCCTTGACGCGTGTTTCGTCGGTGAAGTCGACGGCTTCGCCGCGCGTGCCCTTCGGCAGCAGTTCGAGCGCATCCTGCACGCGCCGCAGGTTGCTCGATGCAATCGTCACTTCCGCGCCGGCGCGCGCCGCCGCCTGCGCCACCGCCAGGCCAACGCCCGACGTGCCGCCGGCCACGACGACGCGGCTATTCTGCAGAGAGATATCCATACCTTGAGTGGTCTTCATGGCTAATCCGTGAGTGTGTTATGGAAGAACGCTTAATCAGATAAAGCGAGAGGCTCGCGAGTGTACCCGGAGAATATTTTCTTTTTTTCGCAATAAGCTATTACCCGTTTTTCGACGCGCAGCTGATATTGTTCGCCCGATAATTTCTTTTTGATCGGCACGCGTTCATGTCGATGAATGGCGAGTAACTAGAACGAAAAAGGCCGACCGGCTCACGCCAATCGGCCTTACATCGACAAGCAGGCAATCTCTCGAATTACATACAGCCTGCGTATTTAACCCGCCGTCGATCCCGTCAATTGCGCATAAACATCATGCGCAAGCTGCAGCATCACATTGCGATCGAGCCCACCCGACACGGCATATCCGAAATTGCCGTCCACCCAATAAAACACATTCACGGGGCCGTCCTGATACAGCTTGAACGCGGTCGTATTCGAGCTCGTATTCCGATGCGAGATGACGAGCGTCACGCGCTCGCCCTGCGCATTGCGGTACATAAACTGCGCCATCGGGCCGTCCTTACCCGGCAGCATGCGGCCGCCGTCGAGCTGGAAGCCGCTTTTCGTCAACATCGGCGGATGCACGTCGGTACCGAGCCGGCTCGCGAGGATCTGGACGAAGTCTTCCTCGTGGTTTTGACCCATCATCTCCGACGGCCGCGTCACCGCGGGCATGTACACGACATGCGCCACCGCCACCTTGCGCGCGAACATTTCCGTGCTGTCCGCGCTGACCGGCCGCGTATCCGAGGTCGACGCGCCCATCCCCATCCAGCCGCCGCCGGGAACGCTCCGTCCCATATTCGTACCAACGCCGATCCCGACGCCCAGCACGAGCGCCGCCGCCATGCCGGCGAATTGCGGCCAGTTCATCGCGTCGCGCCAGTTGCGCGTCTTGCGCGGACGCAGACGCGCCGGTACCGGCTCGTTGAGCACGCGGTCATAACGATCGTGGAACATGCTGTTCAGCGAGAAGTAATCGCTAACCTTCGACGCGAGCGCCGGATTCTGCTCGAGCGCACGTTCCACCTGGTCGCGGCGCTCTTCGGACAGCGCGCCGTCCACGTAGGCGTGGAGATCCTCTTCGCTGATCGGAGTTTGTTGTTCGCTCATCGCACCACCTGTAATTTCGCGCCGGGCTGTGCGCCCGCCATCAACGCCCTGAGCCGCTCGCGGCCGCGCGACAAGCGCGACATCACGGTACCGA from Paraburkholderia edwinii includes the following:
- a CDS encoding SDR family oxidoreductase, with the protein product MKTTQGMDISLQNSRVVVAGGTSGVGLAVAQAAARAGAEVTIASSNLRRVQDALELLPKGTRGEAVDFTDETRVKAFFERVGAFDHLVYTAGESLFLQTLAELSIEEARKAFDVRYWGAVTTVKYAAPYLRTGGSITLTSGVASSRPLSTWAIPSSILGAMESLTRALAVELAPLRVNAVKPGVLRTNLWSNMTEDDRNSLYEDVGNKLLVERVGEASEAAKAYLYLMQQGYSTGQVIIVDGGHMLV
- a CDS encoding aldo/keto reductase, whose amino-acid sequence is MSIKDKLPAGTKLGFGTAPLGNMFRAIPEEEAAATVDAAWQHGIRYFDTAPFYGAGLAEIRLGDILAKHKRSEYVLSSKVGRVILDEIEDVNARDQGEKGGVFAHGRPNKIVNDYTADGTMRSIEDSLKRLKTDHIEIVWVHDIAQDFYGDEWLSVFETARKGAFRTLTKLREEGVIKAWGIGVNRVEPCELALDLSETKPDGFLLAGRYTLLDHERALQRLMSSAVKHGAEIVVGGPYSSGILAGGAHFEYQKASPEIIAKVEKIKALAKRHGVSVKAAAVQFALANPAVAAVIPGASKPERIAEDQAAVNEVIPADFWREMRQEKLVAANAPLPIDQ
- a CDS encoding anti-sigma factor family protein, translated to MSEQQTPISEEDLHAYVDGALSEERRDQVERALEQNPALASKVSDYFSLNSMFHDRYDRVLNEPVPARLRPRKTRNWRDAMNWPQFAGMAAALVLGVGIGVGTNMGRSVPGGGWMGMGASTSDTRPVSADSTEMFARKVAVAHVVYMPAVTRPSEMMGQNHEEDFVQILASRLGTDVHPPMLTKSGFQLDGGRMLPGKDGPMAQFMYRNAQGERVTLVISHRNTSSNTTAFKLYQDGPVNVFYWVDGNFGYAVSGGLDRNVMLQLAHDVYAQLTGSTAG
- a CDS encoding lysozyme inhibitor LprI family protein, which encodes MRTLASAVVVTLLLTAHTAFAAQPDCANATDQATLTQCANNSLKASDAKLNQTFRALQAKVSKPGKDKLQKAQRAWIAWRDAQCAFDSSGSSDGSVHGMVLASCLDDLTKAQTKLLDSQLHCQEGDTACGGQ